One Paenarthrobacter aurescens TC1 DNA window includes the following coding sequences:
- the fdhA gene encoding glutathione-independent formaldehyde dehydrogenase (identified by match to protein family HMM PF00107; match to protein family HMM TIGR02819), with protein sequence MSGNRAVAYKEPGVVEIIDTDYPTFELKDGPGVNPANVGRKVPHGAILRTVTTNICGSDQHMVRGRTTAPQDLVLGHEITGEVVEVGPDVEFIKVGDIVSVPFNISCGRCRNCKEQKTGICLNVNPDRPGSAYGYVDMGGWVGGQAEFVLVPYADWNLLRFPDRDQALEKIMDLTMLSDIFPTGFHGAVTAGVGVGSTVYVAGAGPVGLAAAVGAQLLGAAVVIVGDMNEDRLAQARSFGCETVNVSNGDPKEQIAQILGVPEVDCGVDAVGFEARGHGKDASHEAPATVLNSLMDITAAGGSLGIPGLYVTGDPGGIDDAAKHGSLSLSLGTGWAKSLSFTTGQCPVMKYNRQLMMAILHDKVQIAKAVNAKAIPLEDAPRGYAEFDAGAATKFVLNPNGYVKA encoded by the coding sequence ATGTCAGGAAACAGAGCAGTCGCCTACAAGGAACCTGGTGTCGTGGAGATCATTGACACTGACTACCCAACGTTTGAGCTCAAGGACGGGCCGGGCGTCAACCCAGCCAACGTCGGGCGGAAAGTGCCGCATGGCGCGATCCTGCGAACCGTGACCACCAATATTTGCGGTTCGGACCAGCACATGGTCCGGGGTCGCACCACAGCCCCGCAGGACCTGGTCCTCGGCCACGAAATCACCGGCGAAGTGGTGGAAGTAGGGCCCGACGTCGAGTTCATCAAGGTGGGCGACATCGTCTCCGTGCCGTTCAACATCTCCTGCGGCCGCTGCCGGAACTGTAAAGAACAGAAGACCGGCATCTGCCTCAACGTCAACCCCGACCGCCCCGGCAGCGCGTACGGCTACGTCGACATGGGAGGCTGGGTGGGCGGACAAGCAGAGTTCGTCCTGGTTCCCTACGCCGACTGGAACCTGCTGCGCTTCCCGGACCGCGATCAGGCCCTGGAAAAGATCATGGACCTGACCATGCTCTCGGACATCTTCCCCACCGGCTTCCACGGCGCCGTCACCGCCGGCGTGGGCGTAGGCTCCACCGTTTACGTGGCAGGTGCCGGGCCCGTGGGCCTTGCTGCTGCCGTCGGCGCTCAGCTGCTTGGCGCCGCCGTCGTGATTGTGGGCGACATGAACGAGGACCGCCTGGCACAGGCGCGCTCCTTCGGCTGCGAAACCGTCAACGTGTCCAACGGCGATCCGAAGGAGCAGATCGCACAGATCCTCGGCGTGCCTGAGGTGGACTGCGGCGTGGATGCGGTTGGTTTCGAAGCCCGCGGGCACGGTAAGGATGCCTCCCACGAGGCTCCGGCCACCGTATTGAACTCCCTCATGGACATCACGGCCGCCGGCGGATCCTTGGGTATCCCGGGCCTCTACGTCACGGGCGACCCGGGCGGAATAGACGACGCAGCCAAGCACGGTTCCCTTTCGCTGTCCCTGGGCACCGGCTGGGCCAAGTCCTTGTCCTTCACCACCGGCCAATGCCCGGTCATGAAGTACAACCGTCAGCTGATGATGGCCATCCTCCATGACAAGGTCCAGATCGCCAAGGCAGTCAACGCCAAAGCCATCCCGCTCGAAGACGCTCCGCGCGGCTACGCCGAATTCGACGCGGGCGCGGCAACAAAGTTCGTGCTGAACCCCAACGGCTACGTGAAGGCGTAG
- a CDS encoding putative formate dehydrogenase (identified by match to protein family HMM PF00384; match to protein family HMM TIGR01701): MASKAPRENIDESKLTVTKPKTKAVGIPAVANALKISLEQMGPLRSVQTLLAVNQLDGFDCMGCAWPEHEKRNAAEFCENGAKAVAEEATRRRVTPEFFAQHSVADLKTRDDFWLGQQGRLTHPMFLDEGATHYKPIDWDDAYDLMAEELRGMEHPDEAVFYTSGRTSNEAAFVYQLLVRGLGTNNLPDCSNMCHESSGSALVETIGIGKGSVSLTDLETASLIFVAGQNPGTNHPRMLSALEKAKKNGAVIVSVNPLPEAGLLHFENPQHVAGMIQGTQLTDDFLQIRAGGDQALFQGLGKYLLEAEADGRKTPGLETVLDHQFINNHTVGIDDYLRYLEKVEWDDIVEATGLTLEQIRSTGERLLASSATIVCWAMGLTQHKHSVPTLRDVVNVLLLQGNIGKPGAGVCPVRGHSNVQGDRTMGIFEKMPETFHDRLDQEFEFRSPREHGYDTVAAIRAMRDGRVRFFMGMGGNFVRAAPDSEVTEQALAKTRLSVQISTKLNHSHLSTGRRALILPTLGRTEKDTQRTGDQRVTVEDSMSAVHASRGRLKPASDHLHSEVAIVCNLAHRLFTDGHHRLPNTPQAAWLSLRDDYSLIRKHIEAVFDGFEDFEARIQHPGGFVLPHPPRDARKFDTTSGKAHFTGNELEFIKIPPGRLVLQTLRSHDQYNTTIYGKDDRYRGIHGGRRVVLVNAQDISDLGFADGDMVHLISEFQGTDRRAENFRIVSYSTPKGCAAAYYPETNVLVPLDSVADTSGTPTSKSVIIRMEKA, encoded by the coding sequence ATGGCGTCCAAAGCCCCCCGCGAGAACATTGACGAGTCAAAGCTGACCGTCACCAAGCCCAAAACCAAGGCAGTGGGCATCCCGGCTGTTGCCAACGCCTTGAAAATCTCACTCGAACAGATGGGCCCACTGCGCAGCGTGCAAACCCTGCTCGCGGTGAACCAGCTCGATGGGTTCGACTGCATGGGTTGCGCCTGGCCCGAGCACGAAAAGCGCAACGCCGCGGAGTTCTGCGAGAACGGCGCCAAAGCCGTGGCAGAGGAAGCCACCCGTCGCCGCGTCACACCGGAATTCTTTGCCCAGCACTCCGTTGCCGATCTCAAGACCCGCGATGACTTCTGGCTGGGGCAGCAAGGCCGGCTCACGCATCCAATGTTCCTCGACGAAGGCGCAACCCACTACAAACCCATCGACTGGGACGACGCTTATGACCTCATGGCCGAGGAACTGCGGGGCATGGAACACCCTGATGAAGCGGTCTTCTACACCTCCGGCCGGACCTCCAACGAAGCAGCATTTGTTTACCAGCTTTTGGTTCGCGGCCTGGGCACCAACAACCTCCCGGACTGCTCCAACATGTGCCATGAATCCTCCGGCTCCGCGCTGGTTGAAACCATCGGCATCGGCAAGGGATCTGTCAGCCTGACGGACTTGGAGACGGCATCGCTGATCTTCGTGGCAGGCCAGAACCCCGGTACCAACCACCCCCGCATGCTCAGTGCTCTGGAAAAGGCGAAGAAAAACGGCGCGGTCATCGTTTCCGTCAACCCGCTTCCCGAAGCCGGGCTCCTGCACTTTGAAAACCCCCAGCACGTGGCCGGCATGATTCAGGGGACCCAGCTGACGGACGACTTCCTGCAGATCCGCGCCGGCGGCGATCAGGCCCTCTTCCAAGGTCTGGGCAAGTACCTTCTGGAGGCTGAAGCTGACGGCCGGAAGACCCCAGGCTTGGAGACGGTCCTGGACCACCAGTTCATCAACAACCACACCGTGGGTATTGATGACTATCTCCGCTACCTGGAAAAGGTGGAATGGGATGACATTGTGGAGGCAACGGGCCTCACGTTGGAGCAGATTCGTTCGACGGGTGAGCGGCTGCTCGCCTCCAGCGCAACCATCGTGTGCTGGGCCATGGGACTGACCCAGCACAAGCATTCCGTACCCACCCTGCGGGACGTGGTCAACGTCCTGCTGCTCCAAGGGAACATCGGCAAGCCTGGTGCGGGTGTTTGCCCGGTGCGCGGACACTCCAACGTCCAAGGCGACCGCACCATGGGCATCTTCGAGAAAATGCCGGAAACGTTCCATGACCGTTTGGACCAGGAGTTCGAGTTCCGGTCTCCCCGCGAGCACGGCTATGACACCGTGGCCGCTATCCGCGCCATGCGGGACGGCCGAGTCCGGTTCTTCATGGGTATGGGTGGCAACTTCGTCCGTGCTGCCCCTGATTCAGAGGTCACCGAGCAGGCACTGGCCAAGACCCGGTTGAGCGTTCAAATCTCCACAAAACTGAACCACTCGCACCTGTCCACGGGGCGACGGGCGCTGATCCTGCCCACACTCGGGCGCACCGAGAAGGATACCCAGCGGACAGGCGACCAGCGGGTCACCGTGGAAGACTCCATGAGCGCCGTTCACGCATCACGGGGACGTCTCAAGCCCGCAAGTGACCACCTCCACTCTGAAGTGGCAATCGTCTGCAATCTGGCACACAGGCTGTTCACCGACGGACACCATCGCCTGCCCAACACACCCCAGGCCGCGTGGCTCTCCCTGAGGGATGACTACTCGCTGATCCGGAAGCACATCGAAGCAGTCTTTGATGGTTTCGAAGACTTCGAAGCGCGGATCCAACATCCCGGCGGCTTTGTGCTGCCACACCCGCCGCGCGATGCAAGGAAGTTTGACACCACGTCCGGCAAGGCACACTTCACGGGCAATGAACTGGAGTTCATCAAGATCCCGCCCGGCCGGCTGGTCCTCCAAACCCTGCGCTCACACGACCAGTACAACACCACCATTTACGGCAAGGACGATCGCTACCGCGGTATCCACGGCGGCCGACGCGTAGTGCTCGTCAACGCCCAGGACATCAGCGACCTGGGTTTTGCTGACGGAGACATGGTGCACCTCATCTCCGAGTTCCAAGGAACGGACAGGCGAGCCGAGAACTTCCGCATCGTGTCGTATTCGACGCCGAAGGGTTGCGCGGCCGCGTACTACCCGGAAACCAACGTCCTGGTGCCTTTGGATTCCGTGGCGGATACCAGCGGAACGCCTACGTCAAAGTCCGTGATCATCAGGATGGAAAAGGCGTAG
- the folD gene encoding Methylenetetrahydrofolatedehydrogenase / Methenyltetrahydrofolate cyclohydrolase, bifunctional protein (identified by match to protein family HMM PF00763; match to protein family HMM PF02882) has translation MTTEVLSGKPLAAIIQQRAHEETALLDDEGVRPVLAVVVATDDESTHWYVRSIERAAGRAGIGCRIIDLGHDATEQVLASVLADLSAEPTVHGIILQTPLPAAVRADRLVGLIAPEKDIDGANPLSLGRLAVGQPAFAPATAQAVVELLDHFQIPVAGRNVAVVGRSAVVGKPLSLLLLERDATVTICHSKSGPLERYTQPADVVVVAAGRTGLLKGSHLSPETVVIDVGTNVLPDGSLVGDVDEASVTGVAAGLSPVPGGVGSVTTALLLLHTVEAARQQSRSGLLTASTSRI, from the coding sequence ATGACCACCGAAGTCCTTTCCGGCAAGCCGCTCGCTGCCATCATCCAGCAGCGCGCCCACGAGGAAACGGCTCTCTTGGATGATGAGGGCGTCCGGCCGGTCCTGGCTGTTGTTGTGGCAACGGACGACGAATCCACTCACTGGTACGTCCGTTCCATTGAGCGTGCCGCCGGGCGTGCAGGCATCGGCTGCAGGATCATCGATCTTGGCCACGACGCCACCGAGCAGGTTCTGGCCAGTGTCCTGGCGGACCTCAGCGCAGAACCAACCGTTCACGGCATCATCCTTCAGACTCCCCTGCCGGCTGCCGTCCGCGCTGACCGGCTGGTGGGCCTCATCGCTCCGGAAAAGGACATCGACGGTGCCAATCCCCTCAGCCTGGGCCGCTTGGCTGTGGGGCAGCCCGCCTTCGCGCCCGCTACTGCCCAGGCCGTGGTGGAGTTGCTGGACCACTTCCAGATCCCGGTAGCGGGACGGAACGTGGCCGTCGTCGGACGTTCCGCCGTGGTGGGCAAGCCGCTGTCCCTGCTCCTCCTCGAAAGGGACGCGACCGTCACCATCTGTCATTCCAAATCGGGACCGCTGGAACGCTATACCCAGCCAGCCGACGTCGTGGTTGTCGCCGCAGGGCGAACGGGACTGCTGAAGGGCAGCCACCTCTCCCCCGAAACTGTAGTGATCGACGTCGGCACGAACGTCCTTCCCGACGGCTCCCTGGTGGGTGACGTTGACGAGGCCAGCGTCACCGGCGTTGCAGCCGGGTTGAGTCCTGTCCCGGGAGGCGTAGGATCAGTCACCACTGCGCTCCTGCTGCTGCACACCGTCGAAGCCGCCCGGCAGCAGTCCCGCAGCGGCTTACTGACTGCTTCCACTTCCCGGATCTGA